A single region of the Rathayibacter rathayi genome encodes:
- a CDS encoding ABC transporter ATP-binding protein: MILLRLASSYAKPYLRWVVAVVVLQLVATLAALYLPSLNAEIIDQGIGRGDTDFIWATGMSMLGVCLVQVAAAIAAVYFGARTAMSIGRDLRRDVYRRVDSLSGLEVGAFGTATLITRGTNDVQQVQMLVLMTLNFMVSAPIMCVGGIVFALREDVGLSWLVWVSVPLLFVVVGVLVFLLLPLFRLMQDRIDGINSVLREQITGIRVVRAFVREPFESERYRRANAAITEVSIKVGNIFVLMFPAIMMILHLATAAVLWFGGQRVDAGQMQVGSLTAFLQYLLQILTAVMMGVFMVMMIPRAVVCAERIQQVLDARTSLTTPQGGLATPTGGRVEFSGVVFGYPGAERPVLSGIDLVAEPGRITAVVGSTGAGKTTLLGLVPRLFDPHEGSVMIDGVPVSSLDRAQLAQVIGLIPQRPYLFSGTIASNLRFGRPDATDAELWEALRIAQGEDFVRSKEHGLDEPVSQGGTNVSGGQRQRLCIARALVARPRVYLFDDSFSALDVATDARLRESLADATTDATVIIVAQRVSTIRHADQIVVLDAGRVVGRGTHDELLEANATYREIVESQLSVEGVS, translated from the coding sequence ATGATCCTGCTCCGTCTTGCATCGTCGTACGCGAAGCCCTACTTGCGCTGGGTGGTCGCCGTCGTCGTGCTGCAGCTCGTCGCGACGCTCGCCGCCCTCTACCTGCCGAGCCTCAACGCCGAGATCATCGACCAGGGCATCGGCCGCGGCGACACCGACTTCATCTGGGCCACGGGGATGAGCATGCTCGGCGTCTGCCTGGTGCAGGTCGCGGCGGCGATCGCAGCCGTCTACTTCGGCGCCCGCACTGCGATGTCCATCGGACGCGACCTGCGCCGGGACGTCTACCGCCGCGTCGACTCGTTGAGCGGGCTCGAAGTCGGCGCCTTCGGCACCGCCACCCTGATCACCCGCGGCACGAACGACGTGCAGCAGGTGCAGATGCTCGTGCTGATGACCCTCAACTTCATGGTGTCCGCGCCGATCATGTGTGTCGGCGGCATCGTCTTCGCGCTGCGCGAGGACGTGGGGCTCTCCTGGCTGGTCTGGGTGTCGGTTCCGCTGCTGTTCGTCGTGGTCGGCGTCCTGGTGTTCCTGCTGCTGCCGCTGTTCCGCCTGATGCAGGACCGGATCGACGGGATCAACAGCGTGCTCCGCGAGCAGATCACGGGCATCCGCGTGGTGCGCGCCTTCGTGCGCGAGCCGTTCGAGTCGGAGCGGTACCGCAGAGCCAACGCCGCGATCACCGAGGTGTCGATCAAGGTCGGCAACATCTTCGTGCTGATGTTCCCGGCGATCATGATGATCCTGCACCTCGCCACCGCCGCCGTGCTGTGGTTCGGCGGGCAGCGGGTCGACGCCGGCCAGATGCAAGTGGGCTCGCTGACCGCGTTCCTGCAGTACCTCCTCCAGATCCTCACCGCCGTGATGATGGGGGTCTTCATGGTGATGATGATCCCGCGTGCCGTTGTCTGCGCCGAGCGGATCCAGCAGGTGCTCGACGCTCGCACCAGCCTCACCACTCCCCAGGGCGGTCTCGCGACCCCGACGGGCGGCCGCGTCGAGTTCTCGGGGGTCGTCTTCGGTTACCCGGGCGCCGAGCGTCCCGTGCTCTCCGGGATCGACCTCGTCGCGGAGCCGGGCCGCATCACCGCCGTCGTCGGCTCCACCGGCGCTGGTAAGACGACGCTGCTCGGCCTCGTGCCGCGCCTGTTCGACCCGCACGAGGGCTCCGTCATGATCGACGGCGTGCCCGTCTCCTCCCTCGACCGGGCGCAGCTCGCCCAGGTGATCGGGCTCATACCGCAGCGGCCGTATCTCTTCTCGGGCACGATCGCCTCGAACCTGCGCTTCGGCCGGCCCGACGCGACCGACGCCGAACTCTGGGAGGCGCTGCGCATCGCCCAGGGCGAGGACTTCGTGCGGAGCAAGGAGCACGGCCTCGACGAGCCGGTCTCGCAGGGCGGGACGAACGTGTCGGGCGGCCAGCGCCAGCGGCTCTGCATCGCGCGCGCCCTCGTCGCGAGGCCCCGGGTCTACCTCTTCGACGACTCGTTCTCGGCGCTGGACGTCGCGACGGATGCACGGCTGCGGGAGTCGCTGGCCGACGCGACCACCGACGCGACCGTGATCATCGTGGCGCAGCGGGTGTCGACGATCCGCCACGCCGACCAGATCGTCGTGCTCGACGCGGGCCGGGTCGTCGGCCGCGGTACGCACGACGAGCTCCTCGAGGCGAACGCAACCTACCGCGAGATCGTCGAATCCCAACTGAGTGTCGAAGGAGTGTCCTGA
- a CDS encoding exodeoxyribonuclease III: MRIATWNVNSIRARTGRVIDWLVREDIDVLAMQELKCKPEQFPHEAFADAGYHVEMVGLSQWNGVGIASRLPLEDVRIGFPGMPGFAKEPAADGGYPLEARAIGATVDGVRVWSLYVPNGRAVDDPHYHYKLEWLAALEANTREWLAAEPDLPLALVGDWNVAPLDSDVGDPSLGPGSTHVSVPERAAFSAFEAAGLHDVVRPLVPEGYTYWDYKQLRFPRNEGLRIDFVLGSAAFGELVTGASIHRDERKGDAPSDHVPVVVDLDLETTLDDDRPMIF, translated from the coding sequence ATGCGCATCGCCACCTGGAACGTGAACTCCATCCGGGCCCGCACCGGCCGCGTCATCGACTGGCTCGTGCGCGAGGACATCGACGTGCTGGCCATGCAGGAACTCAAGTGCAAGCCCGAGCAGTTCCCGCACGAGGCCTTCGCCGACGCCGGCTACCACGTCGAGATGGTCGGCCTCAGCCAGTGGAACGGGGTCGGCATCGCCTCCCGGCTGCCACTGGAGGACGTACGGATCGGATTTCCGGGGATGCCCGGTTTCGCCAAGGAGCCCGCGGCCGACGGCGGCTACCCGCTGGAGGCCCGTGCGATCGGCGCGACCGTCGACGGGGTTCGTGTCTGGAGCCTGTACGTGCCCAACGGCCGGGCGGTCGATGACCCGCACTACCACTACAAGCTCGAGTGGCTCGCAGCCCTCGAGGCGAACACTCGCGAGTGGCTGGCCGCCGAGCCCGATCTGCCGCTCGCGCTGGTCGGCGATTGGAACGTCGCCCCGCTCGACAGCGACGTCGGCGATCCGAGCCTGGGTCCCGGATCCACGCACGTCTCGGTCCCCGAGCGCGCGGCCTTCTCCGCCTTCGAGGCCGCCGGCCTGCACGACGTCGTCCGCCCGCTCGTGCCCGAGGGCTACACCTACTGGGACTACAAGCAGCTGCGCTTCCCGCGCAACGAAGGTCTTCGGATCGACTTCGTGCTCGGCTCCGCCGCCTTCGGCGAGCTGGTCACCGGCGCGTCGATCCACCGCGACGAGCGCAAGGGCGACGCTCCGAGCGACCATGTGCCCGTGGTGGTGGACCTTGACCTCGAGACGACCCTCGACGACGACCGTCCGATGATCTTTTGA
- a CDS encoding DUF6264 family protein, with amino-acid sequence MASSKKKRARANGATAAPARPAPARPAGARDEFRTDAYRSIREIIAAGKPHRRRWDLVLSVLCCLALGLLCIVLGYLAAILSVFPAQCEGQNFACDFDRIDWGVSIALLGPTALTLITVGVTVVRHLVGRRSFWIPIVGFALCVGTALLASWLVTSSIPGSALA; translated from the coding sequence ATGGCCTCGTCGAAGAAGAAGCGCGCCCGAGCTAACGGTGCCACAGCCGCTCCGGCCCGGCCCGCTCCCGCGCGCCCCGCCGGCGCCCGCGACGAGTTCCGCACGGACGCTTACCGCTCCATCCGCGAGATCATCGCCGCCGGGAAGCCGCACCGGCGCCGCTGGGACCTGGTGCTCTCCGTCCTCTGCTGCCTCGCCCTCGGCCTCCTCTGCATCGTGCTGGGCTACCTCGCCGCGATCCTCTCCGTCTTCCCCGCGCAGTGCGAGGGCCAGAACTTCGCCTGCGACTTCGACCGAATCGACTGGGGAGTCTCGATCGCGCTGCTCGGCCCGACCGCCCTGACGCTGATCACCGTCGGCGTCACGGTCGTGCGCCACCTCGTCGGTCGTCGCTCGTTCTGGATCCCAATCGTCGGATTCGCACTCTGCGTCGGCACCGCGCTCCTCGCCTCCTGGCTCGTCACCAGCTCGATCCCCGGCTCGGCGCTGGCGTAG
- a CDS encoding DUF4012 domain-containing protein: protein MSTTSASRRASGRPRRRRGLWITLIVLLVLLIGAVVAVLLGVRTYDKAMTVRDKLTEAIPLVSQVTGKLTAFDTSGAEATAAQIATLTGEARDETDDPVWRVMEVVPYLGPNLAAVRAATEIADDISGKIVTPLSTTSLDILKPVGGKVDLAAITELSQKITVAKGVVDTAQTRVSGIDREQLVPQVSSALDSFSPQLATATTAMDQVEPLTAILPDSLGASGPRHYLVLFQNLAESQALGGGASSVMQLDVDGGAISIGRQQSSSDFSGLDPVTVDESALDTIGPNLATTFNVSTSRPDFPTAASIASQFWAQKFPEQKIDGALAIDPVALSYLLASTGPVTLTDGTVLTSDNTVSTLLNEVYFRYPASVVGERTDEFFSEASATILGKILGGEMEPTTMLPAIVKAVGESRILAFSSDADEQALLSPTPIAGVLPGSTAESTTTGVFFQDASRGSKMDYYLKTAVAQSSVGRCAASGAVFSTSVTVTNTITKAVARGLPAYVAAAGGRGPYPLGDFVTNIYVYGPPGTSIASASWDDGTGYDPQTFEDLGRPVSKVAVQLAPGESQTFDVQFSAGERTGFGDQAVRVTPMITPTTVTLSDEPSCG from the coding sequence ATGAGCACCACGTCCGCCTCTCGCCGCGCCTCCGGCAGGCCGCGCCGCCGTCGCGGCCTCTGGATCACGCTGATCGTCCTCCTCGTCCTGTTGATCGGCGCTGTCGTCGCTGTGCTCCTCGGCGTCCGCACCTACGACAAGGCGATGACGGTCCGCGACAAGCTCACCGAGGCGATCCCGCTGGTCTCGCAGGTCACCGGCAAGCTGACGGCGTTCGACACCTCGGGGGCGGAAGCGACGGCCGCGCAGATCGCGACACTCACCGGTGAGGCCCGGGACGAGACCGACGACCCGGTATGGCGAGTGATGGAGGTCGTCCCGTACCTCGGCCCAAACCTGGCCGCCGTTCGTGCCGCGACGGAGATCGCCGACGACATCTCCGGCAAAATCGTCACTCCGCTCTCGACGACCTCGCTCGACATCCTCAAACCGGTCGGCGGCAAGGTCGACCTCGCCGCGATCACCGAGCTCTCGCAGAAGATCACCGTCGCCAAGGGAGTCGTCGATACGGCGCAGACCCGGGTCTCGGGGATCGACCGCGAGCAGCTCGTCCCGCAGGTCTCCTCCGCTCTCGACTCCTTCAGCCCCCAGCTGGCCACGGCGACCACGGCGATGGATCAGGTCGAGCCGCTGACCGCGATCCTGCCGGATTCGCTCGGCGCCTCCGGCCCGCGGCACTACCTCGTGCTGTTCCAGAACCTGGCGGAGTCGCAGGCGCTCGGCGGCGGTGCCTCCTCGGTGATGCAGCTCGATGTCGACGGCGGCGCCATCTCGATCGGTCGCCAGCAGTCCAGCTCGGACTTCAGCGGGCTGGATCCGGTCACCGTGGACGAGAGCGCGCTCGACACCATCGGCCCCAACCTCGCGACGACCTTCAACGTCTCGACGAGCCGGCCCGACTTCCCCACGGCGGCGTCGATCGCCTCGCAGTTCTGGGCCCAGAAGTTCCCCGAGCAGAAGATCGACGGTGCGCTCGCCATCGACCCCGTCGCCCTCTCCTACCTCCTCGCCTCGACCGGCCCGGTCACCCTCACCGACGGCACGGTCCTCACCAGCGACAACACCGTCTCGACGCTGCTCAACGAGGTCTACTTCCGCTACCCCGCCTCGGTGGTCGGCGAGCGCACGGACGAGTTCTTCTCCGAGGCGAGCGCGACAATTCTGGGCAAGATCCTCGGCGGAGAGATGGAGCCGACGACGATGCTGCCGGCGATCGTGAAGGCGGTCGGCGAGAGCAGGATCCTGGCCTTCAGCTCGGACGCCGACGAGCAGGCACTCCTCTCGCCTACCCCGATCGCGGGAGTGCTGCCGGGCTCGACCGCCGAGAGCACGACGACGGGCGTGTTCTTCCAGGATGCGTCCCGCGGATCGAAGATGGACTACTACCTCAAGACGGCAGTCGCCCAGTCGAGCGTGGGTCGTTGCGCCGCGTCCGGCGCGGTCTTCTCGACCTCCGTCACCGTCACGAACACGATCACGAAGGCCGTGGCTCGGGGCCTGCCGGCCTACGTCGCCGCGGCGGGTGGGCGGGGCCCGTACCCGCTCGGCGACTTCGTGACCAACATTTACGTCTACGGTCCTCCTGGCACGAGTATCGCCTCAGCGTCCTGGGACGACGGCACCGGCTACGACCCTCAGACATTCGAGGACCTCGGCCGTCCGGTCTCGAAGGTCGCTGTGCAGCTCGCGCCGGGGGAGTCCCAGACGTTCGACGTGCAGTTCAGCGCCGGAGAGAGGACGGGCTTCGGGGACCAGGCCGTGCGGGTCACGCCGATGATCACTCCGACGACGGTGACCCTCAGCGACGAGCCCAGCTGCGGCTAA
- a CDS encoding DUF6421 family protein: MSHVVQSTVIGEPEVVEDRVEDSAAWLHLRAAATALQPLQAQDGSLAEPERLAEARALVERIIVGVRTLAPALPHDAAYLEALVVDLERWSADELGLPDFLDSLTAFQPQLDRVDGRRHLVVFPMYTQNGSRDRHVEAVLVEVVWPHFVAELEAGDYSNALFVPVRFVDFTAGYDTDSAVLFPETVAMRSVPSFTWGAIFADREAARFRRVVTEAARITRLELPEDAQRLLADQRLAEESFVMWDLIHDRTHMRGDLPFDPFMIKQRMPFFLYSLEELRCDLTAFREAVAIERRLGALEHRDDAEEALAERSRFVQYAILFDRLFRFPLTGSRVRNYDSLGGQLLFAWLHQHGVLHWTDTRLGFEWDGVADVVIALSDAIDELYWRSIDRPKTAHWLAAHQLIAATLTPHPASAWARGLPEEELIGAPRGLTDAVLDDEFPLSMFYEALGKKMGEVIASTRGITGRD, translated from the coding sequence ATGTCGCATGTCGTGCAGAGCACCGTCATCGGAGAACCCGAGGTCGTCGAGGACCGCGTGGAGGACTCCGCCGCCTGGCTCCACCTCAGGGCCGCCGCCACAGCGCTGCAGCCGCTCCAGGCGCAGGACGGCTCGCTCGCCGAGCCGGAACGCCTCGCCGAGGCCCGGGCCCTCGTCGAACGGATCATCGTCGGAGTACGCACCCTCGCCCCCGCCCTGCCGCACGACGCGGCCTACCTGGAGGCGCTCGTCGTGGACCTCGAGCGCTGGAGCGCCGACGAGTTGGGGCTGCCCGACTTCCTCGACTCCCTCACCGCCTTCCAGCCGCAGCTCGACCGCGTGGACGGCCGCCGCCACCTCGTGGTCTTCCCGATGTACACCCAGAACGGCAGCCGTGATCGCCACGTCGAAGCCGTCCTGGTCGAGGTCGTCTGGCCGCACTTCGTCGCCGAGCTGGAGGCGGGCGACTACTCCAACGCCCTGTTCGTGCCCGTGCGCTTCGTCGACTTCACCGCCGGCTACGACACCGACAGCGCCGTGCTGTTCCCCGAGACGGTCGCGATGCGTTCCGTCCCGTCCTTTACCTGGGGCGCGATCTTCGCCGACCGTGAGGCGGCCCGGTTCCGCCGCGTCGTTACGGAGGCCGCACGGATCACCCGGCTCGAACTGCCGGAGGACGCGCAGCGCCTCCTCGCCGACCAACGCCTGGCCGAGGAGTCCTTCGTCATGTGGGACCTCATCCACGACCGCACCCACATGCGCGGCGACCTGCCGTTCGATCCGTTCATGATCAAGCAGCGGATGCCGTTCTTCCTGTACTCGCTGGAGGAGCTGCGCTGCGACCTCACCGCGTTCCGCGAGGCCGTCGCCATCGAGCGTCGCCTCGGCGCGCTCGAGCATCGGGACGATGCGGAGGAGGCGTTGGCCGAGCGCTCGCGCTTCGTTCAGTACGCGATCCTGTTCGATCGGCTCTTCCGCTTCCCGCTCACCGGGTCGCGGGTGCGCAACTACGACAGCCTCGGTGGCCAGCTGCTCTTCGCCTGGCTGCACCAGCATGGCGTGCTGCACTGGACCGACACCCGGCTGGGGTTCGAGTGGGACGGCGTCGCGGACGTGGTCATCGCCCTCTCGGACGCGATCGACGAGCTCTACTGGCGCTCGATCGACCGCCCGAAGACGGCGCACTGGCTGGCCGCTCACCAGCTGATCGCGGCGACGCTCACGCCGCATCCCGCCTCCGCTTGGGCCCGCGGGCTCCCGGAGGAGGAGCTGATCGGGGCCCCGCGCGGACTCACTGACGCCGTGCTCGACGACGAGTTCCCGCTGTCAATGTTCTACGAGGCCCTCGGGAAGAAGATGGGCGAGGTCATCGCCTCGACCCGGGGCATCACCGGCCGGGACTGA
- a CDS encoding sensor histidine kinase, whose product MPSGDAAADPLDAGWVRRTPSRSGYARDAVTAGVLLMATLTSVALYTSAGFPDATHPIVSALWAGSITLPLALRRRFPGSIAVVLSVVYALGIVLQVPESLFGQICLFLALYTVGAWGRNRRAALVVRVVIAVGMLSWLLTTLATGEYFGSSVPVDDSPGLLSPYAAESALAVVTNLLYFGSSYVFGEASWQSVRRLEALKARTAELDDERERSSQRALSSERLRIARELHDVVAHHVSVMGVQAGAARRVLARDREQAAASLSAIESDARSAIEELHRILVALRAEDAVPNPLTDAASTRGIAQLEELVAASSGSGLPTAFRTLGTPREIPATVGLSLYRIAQESLTNVRKHAGRGAHAEVRLRYAPDVVELEIADDGGSGPHPSAPASCGLGHTGMSERAAAVGGCIEMGPRGGGYLVHARVPLSPVRASIPVAGDPGAGDPVASSEASWGRQRQASGDHP is encoded by the coding sequence ATGCCCTCAGGTGACGCCGCCGCGGACCCGCTCGACGCGGGCTGGGTCCGGCGAACTCCGAGCCGCTCGGGCTACGCGCGCGACGCGGTCACCGCGGGGGTGCTGCTGATGGCGACGCTCACCTCCGTCGCGCTGTACACCTCCGCGGGTTTCCCCGATGCGACGCACCCGATCGTCAGCGCTCTGTGGGCCGGCTCGATCACGCTCCCGCTCGCGCTGCGTCGGCGCTTCCCCGGGAGCATCGCGGTGGTCCTCTCGGTCGTCTACGCGCTCGGGATCGTGCTGCAGGTGCCGGAGTCGCTGTTCGGTCAGATCTGCCTATTCCTCGCCCTGTACACCGTCGGCGCGTGGGGCCGGAATCGGCGGGCGGCCCTCGTCGTCCGAGTGGTGATTGCGGTCGGGATGCTGAGCTGGCTGCTCACCACGCTGGCCACCGGCGAGTACTTCGGCAGCTCGGTACCGGTCGACGACTCCCCCGGCCTGCTCTCGCCATACGCGGCGGAGTCGGCCCTCGCGGTGGTCACCAACCTGCTCTACTTCGGCAGCTCCTACGTCTTCGGCGAGGCATCCTGGCAGTCGGTCCGGCGGCTCGAAGCGCTCAAGGCACGCACAGCAGAGCTCGATGACGAGCGCGAGCGGTCCTCCCAGCGGGCGCTGTCCTCGGAGCGGCTACGGATCGCGCGCGAGCTGCACGACGTGGTCGCGCATCACGTCAGCGTGATGGGGGTGCAGGCCGGAGCGGCGCGGCGGGTGCTGGCGCGCGATCGCGAGCAGGCGGCAGCCTCCCTCAGCGCGATCGAGAGCGACGCGCGCTCGGCAATCGAGGAGCTGCACCGCATCCTGGTCGCTCTGCGCGCCGAAGACGCGGTCCCGAATCCGCTCACCGACGCTGCCTCGACCCGCGGAATCGCCCAGCTCGAAGAGCTGGTGGCCGCCTCGAGCGGCTCAGGACTGCCCACCGCGTTCCGCACACTCGGCACGCCCCGCGAGATCCCGGCGACGGTGGGGCTGAGCCTCTACCGCATCGCGCAGGAGTCGCTCACGAACGTCCGCAAGCACGCGGGACGCGGCGCGCATGCCGAGGTGCGCCTGCGGTACGCCCCCGACGTCGTCGAACTCGAGATCGCCGACGACGGCGGCTCCGGCCCGCACCCGAGCGCCCCTGCCTCCTGCGGGCTGGGCCACACCGGCATGAGCGAGCGAGCGGCGGCGGTCGGCGGTTGCATCGAGATGGGGCCGAGGGGCGGAGGGTATCTCGTGCACGCCCGGGTCCCGCTGTCCCCCGTCCGGGCGAGCATCCCGGTAGCGGGCGATCCGGGGGCGGGCGACCCGGTAGCGTCATCGGAGGCGTCGTGGGGGCGCCAGAGGCAAGCGAGCGGGGACCACCCATGA
- a CDS encoding response regulator, which translates to MTEHLRVLLVDDQELVRAGFRIILESEPGIEVVGEARTGFEALQRAAELCPDVICMDVQMPGLDGLAATREIVADPRLCSRVLILTTFDRDDYLFEALSAGASGFLLKNASPEELVEAVQVVARGDAMLTPDVTRRVIERFATGPDRPPAAVEHPGVAELTDREREVLVHLARGWSNAEIAAELFVGEATVKTHVSKILMKLGVRDRIQAVVFAYEHGIAVPGQS; encoded by the coding sequence ATGACCGAGCACCTGCGCGTGCTGCTCGTCGACGATCAGGAGCTCGTCCGCGCGGGCTTTCGCATCATCCTCGAGTCCGAGCCGGGAATCGAGGTCGTCGGTGAGGCGCGCACCGGCTTCGAAGCCCTGCAGCGCGCCGCGGAACTCTGCCCCGACGTGATCTGCATGGACGTGCAGATGCCCGGGCTCGACGGTCTGGCAGCTACCCGGGAGATCGTCGCCGACCCGCGCCTGTGCTCGCGGGTACTCATCCTGACCACCTTCGACCGCGACGACTACCTTTTCGAAGCCCTCTCGGCTGGCGCGAGCGGGTTCCTGCTCAAGAATGCGTCGCCGGAGGAACTGGTAGAGGCCGTGCAGGTGGTGGCTCGCGGCGATGCGATGCTCACCCCGGACGTTACGCGGCGCGTGATCGAGCGGTTTGCCACCGGCCCGGACCGGCCGCCCGCGGCCGTCGAGCACCCCGGAGTCGCGGAGCTGACGGACCGCGAGCGCGAGGTTCTGGTGCACCTGGCGCGGGGCTGGTCGAACGCGGAGATCGCGGCCGAGCTGTTCGTGGGCGAGGCGACCGTGAAGACGCACGTCTCGAAGATCCTGATGAAGCTCGGGGTGCGCGATCGGATCCAGGCGGTGGTGTTCGCGTACGAGCACGGGATCGCCGTGCCCGGGCAATCGTGA
- a CDS encoding threonine aldolase family protein gives MSALHDPDVRGFASDNYSGVHDEVLAAIAAANGAHQVAYGEDVYTERLQEAFRREFGEQAQAFPVFNGTGANVTGLQSMLPRWGAVVSAATAHITSDEGGAPEKVGGIKILTVPTPDGKLTPALVDREAWGFGDEHRAQPLVVSITQSSELGTVYTPEEVRALAVHAHGLGMRLHMDGARIANAAAALGLPLRSFTTDAGVDVLSFGGTKNGILLGEAIVVLDPAASTGLTFLRKTNMQLSSKMRFLSAQLLALLDGGGEEEPLWLRSARHANAMAARLRSGLEAAIADGRISGLEFTQQTQANAVFATLPPGVADRLRAAYRFYDWNPATGEVRWVCSFDTTEDDIDGFATAIERELAA, from the coding sequence ATGAGCGCTCTGCACGATCCCGACGTCCGCGGCTTCGCCTCCGACAACTACTCCGGAGTGCACGACGAGGTCCTCGCCGCGATCGCCGCGGCTAACGGGGCGCACCAGGTCGCGTACGGCGAGGACGTGTACACCGAGCGGCTGCAGGAGGCGTTCCGCCGCGAGTTCGGCGAGCAGGCGCAGGCCTTCCCCGTCTTCAACGGCACGGGCGCCAACGTCACCGGCCTACAGTCGATGCTCCCCCGGTGGGGCGCCGTCGTTTCGGCCGCCACCGCACACATCACCTCCGACGAGGGCGGGGCACCCGAGAAAGTCGGCGGGATCAAGATCCTGACCGTGCCGACGCCCGACGGCAAGCTCACCCCCGCCCTGGTCGACCGAGAGGCGTGGGGATTCGGCGACGAGCACCGCGCCCAACCGCTCGTGGTTTCGATCACGCAGTCCTCCGAGCTCGGCACCGTCTACACCCCGGAGGAGGTGCGCGCGCTGGCCGTGCACGCGCACGGCCTCGGCATGCGGTTGCACATGGACGGCGCGCGGATTGCGAACGCGGCCGCCGCGCTCGGCCTGCCGCTGCGCTCCTTCACCACGGACGCAGGAGTCGACGTGCTCTCGTTCGGCGGCACTAAGAACGGCATTCTGCTCGGCGAGGCGATCGTCGTGCTCGACCCGGCGGCCTCGACCGGACTCACCTTCCTCCGCAAGACCAACATGCAGCTCTCCTCCAAGATGCGCTTCCTCTCGGCGCAGCTGCTCGCCCTGCTCGACGGCGGCGGCGAGGAGGAACCCCTGTGGCTCCGCTCGGCTCGGCACGCGAACGCGATGGCGGCGCGGCTGCGATCGGGGCTCGAGGCGGCGATCGCTGACGGCCGAATCAGTGGGCTCGAATTCACGCAGCAGACCCAGGCGAACGCGGTGTTCGCGACGCTGCCGCCCGGAGTCGCCGACCGGCTCCGCGCCGCCTATCGTTTCTACGACTGGAACCCGGCGACCGGCGAGGTCCGCTGGGTCTGCTCCTTCGACACCACGGAGGACGACATCGACGGGTTCGCCACGGCGATCGAGCGCGAGCTGGCCGCGTGA